A stretch of Aerococcaceae bacterium zg-252 DNA encodes these proteins:
- a CDS encoding YlbF family regulator yields the protein MSQNNIYDTANQLERDLRNLDAYKTLVSSMKAIQEDEASNALFEEFKQLTQSFQMKQMTGEQPTEEEIKHYQEFSEKVVANESIKKLMESERQLSQVMEDINRIITVPLQEVYAGTKDNA from the coding sequence ATGTCACAAAATAATATTTACGATACAGCGAATCAATTAGAACGAGATTTAAGAAATTTGGATGCTTATAAAACATTAGTTAGTTCAATGAAAGCTATTCAAGAAGATGAAGCATCAAATGCTTTGTTTGAAGAATTTAAACAATTAACACAATCATTCCAAATGAAACAAATGACTGGCGAACAACCAACCGAAGAAGAAATTAAACACTATCAAGAATTTTCTGAAAAAGTAGTGGCGAATGAATCCATTAAAAAATTAATGGAGAGTGAACGCCAATTAAGTCAAGTGATGGAAGATATCAATCGTATTATTACAGTACCATTGCAAGAAGTTTATGCAGGTACAAAGGATAATGCGTAG
- a CDS encoding DNA repair exonuclease, translated as MKILHVADLHLDTPFAGIAKQDATLQQMLIQAPFLAFERCVSIAINQAVDVMVIVGDLYDATKQTIAAQHFFYQQMLRLKQAEIQVVLSHGNHDYIDLEKVSPKYPENVYVFADETIRAFDFTSKTGETVRFYGFSYTKRWIKEQKAKDYPVNPYETDFTIGLLHGNVEEQGNYAPFSVGDLVGKQYDYWALGHVHQAKLLSSVPLIQYSGTIQGRHRLEMGDKGAYIIELTAQQPVRSEFISLAPVVWEQARLESQSNWQVMDLVNEIRQIIDNYRSESIGTQQSYLVTIELTQAQRLSEEILAALASKEVMDFFEQDTDNSHFVQIIKIIQSSDVSLQVFNYDDELQESYTQAISELETGTLYQDVMSELFQHSLLKKYQHALQLDEHLKHEMKQSAKNLLVQTFGMEEKGGEVDEN; from the coding sequence ATGAAGATTTTACACGTTGCAGATTTACATCTTGATACACCCTTTGCTGGCATAGCAAAACAAGATGCGACTTTACAGCAAATGCTGATTCAAGCTCCATTTTTGGCATTTGAACGATGTGTTTCCATTGCGATTAATCAAGCAGTTGATGTAATGGTGATTGTCGGTGATTTGTATGATGCAACGAAACAAACCATTGCAGCTCAACACTTTTTTTATCAGCAGATGCTGCGCTTAAAGCAAGCTGAAATTCAAGTTGTTTTGTCGCATGGCAATCATGATTATATTGATTTAGAAAAGGTGTCACCAAAATATCCAGAAAATGTTTATGTATTTGCTGATGAAACGATTCGTGCATTTGATTTTACTAGTAAAACAGGTGAAACGGTTCGATTCTATGGGTTTAGCTACACTAAACGTTGGATTAAGGAACAAAAGGCAAAAGATTATCCTGTAAATCCTTATGAAACGGATTTTACTATTGGTTTATTGCATGGAAATGTCGAAGAACAAGGTAATTATGCCCCTTTTTCAGTAGGAGATTTGGTTGGTAAGCAATATGACTATTGGGCATTGGGTCATGTACATCAAGCAAAACTATTATCATCTGTGCCATTGATTCAATATTCAGGCACGATTCAAGGGCGTCATCGTCTTGAAATGGGAGATAAAGGTGCGTATATCATTGAATTAACAGCACAACAACCCGTTCGCAGTGAGTTTATTTCACTAGCTCCAGTTGTGTGGGAACAGGCAAGATTAGAGAGTCAATCGAATTGGCAAGTTATGGATTTGGTAAATGAAATTCGCCAAATTATTGATAACTATCGCAGTGAATCGATTGGTACACAACAATCTTATTTGGTGACAATCGAGTTAACACAAGCCCAACGTTTGAGTGAAGAAATTTTAGCAGCATTAGCGAGTAAAGAAGTTATGGATTTCTTTGAGCAAGATACGGATAATAGCCATTTTGTTCAAATTATCAAAATTATTCAATCGAGTGATGTGTCGTTACAAGTGTTCAATTATGATGATGAACTACAAGAAAGCTATACGCAAGCTATCTCGGAATTGGAAACTGGGACACTTTATCAAGACGTTATGAGTGAATTATTTCAGCATAGTCTATTGAAAAAATATCAGCACGCTTTGCAATTAGATGAGCATTTGAAGCATGAAATGAAGCAGTCTGCTAAAAATTTATTGGTGCAGACATTTGGTATGGAAGAGAAAGGTGGTGAAGTGGATGAGAATTAA
- a CDS encoding PBP1A family penicillin-binding protein, whose product MRANRKGWRHYWNGIKNVWRYYRGWKWLIFIGMSVTLMMSSYLVLIAKTTSVSTLQEALRSHTTIYDNSDEMAGSLQDQKGTYVSLENISPAMREVVVATEDKRFYQHNGFDIVGMGRAVVRLLVNRNTSGGGGSSITQQLAKNAFLTLDQTIQRKLKELFLALEIEKQFTKDQILEMYLNHAYYGNGVWGIEDAALKYFGHSANSLDYAESMVLTGMLKGPSLYNPIDDYEAAIKRRNVVADLMASEGIVSQSDAESIKATSINVYDGYYEDPSHEYPAYFDAVITEAVNKIGIPEEDLLSKGYKIYTHLDTAYQNVLDNAYTNHWIFGDDGTEPVVQSASVVVNPSNGGVMAIYGGRGEYTYRGFNRATDMHRSPGSTIKPLAVYVTALERGYTIHSNVPDVVKGYGTNNYAPENYDRQTAESGEVPLYYALAQSKNTSAVYLMDKFGIDTAVNKLSQFGISLPNEDKALTLALGALQKGVSPVQLATAYAAFANDGIRYESSFIRKIEDASGKVVYNNERPTKYKVMTPKVAADMTSMMLDTYGGYGTAYGAGPDAGLIAGKTGSTEVSEGNMQTRDKWMVGYTPDFTIVTWVGLDNVNDGNLDELMPTGMGKLFNIQTTNLMYNSPQTSFSVGMASQMTEDTNQSIANNLDFSNLFSDFDFSSFFDNAGNWLGEKAGNLSDGAGQLLHDVREWASTLQWPF is encoded by the coding sequence ATGAGAGCGAATCGAAAAGGCTGGCGACATTATTGGAATGGTATAAAAAATGTGTGGCGATATTATCGTGGTTGGAAGTGGCTTATATTTATTGGCATGAGTGTGACATTAATGATGTCATCTTACTTAGTTTTAATCGCAAAGACGACAAGTGTATCAACATTACAAGAAGCGTTAAGGTCACATACAACGATTTATGATAACAGTGATGAAATGGCTGGTTCACTTCAAGACCAAAAAGGAACTTATGTTAGTTTAGAAAATATTTCACCTGCAATGCGAGAAGTAGTTGTCGCAACCGAAGATAAACGATTTTATCAGCATAATGGGTTTGATATTGTCGGTATGGGACGTGCAGTTGTCCGTTTATTAGTGAATCGTAATACATCAGGTGGGGGAGGAAGTTCAATTACCCAGCAACTTGCAAAAAATGCGTTTTTAACGCTGGACCAAACAATTCAACGTAAGTTAAAAGAACTTTTTTTAGCCTTAGAAATTGAAAAGCAATTTACGAAAGATCAAATTTTAGAAATGTACTTAAACCATGCCTATTATGGTAATGGTGTATGGGGAATTGAAGATGCTGCGTTAAAATATTTTGGACATAGTGCCAATAGCTTGGATTACGCTGAAAGTATGGTATTAACTGGTATGCTAAAAGGGCCAAGTTTGTATAATCCAATCGATGATTATGAGGCTGCGATTAAACGTCGCAATGTAGTGGCTGATTTAATGGCGAGTGAGGGCATTGTTAGTCAAAGCGATGCAGAAAGTATTAAAGCGACTAGTATTAATGTGTATGACGGTTATTACGAAGACCCTAGTCACGAATATCCAGCATATTTTGATGCTGTGATAACAGAAGCAGTGAATAAAATTGGCATCCCAGAAGAAGATTTATTATCAAAAGGATATAAAATCTATACTCATTTGGATACTGCATATCAAAATGTATTAGACAATGCGTATACGAATCATTGGATTTTTGGTGATGACGGAACGGAACCAGTGGTTCAAAGTGCGAGTGTAGTCGTCAATCCAAGTAATGGTGGAGTTATGGCGATTTATGGTGGTCGAGGCGAATATACTTATCGTGGCTTTAATCGTGCAACGGATATGCATCGTTCACCGGGGTCAACGATTAAACCTTTAGCTGTTTATGTGACAGCGTTAGAGCGTGGTTATACCATTCACTCGAATGTTCCTGACGTTGTAAAAGGATATGGCACGAATAATTATGCGCCGGAAAACTATGACCGTCAAACAGCTGAAAGTGGTGAAGTACCATTATATTATGCATTGGCTCAAAGTAAAAATACGTCTGCTGTTTATTTAATGGATAAATTTGGAATTGATACGGCTGTGAATAAATTGTCACAATTTGGTATTTCATTGCCAAATGAAGATAAAGCCTTAACATTAGCTTTAGGTGCACTGCAAAAAGGGGTGTCGCCTGTTCAATTAGCGACTGCGTACGCAGCTTTTGCAAATGACGGAATTCGTTATGAGAGTAGTTTCATTCGTAAAATTGAAGATGCGAGCGGTAAGGTTGTCTACAATAATGAGCGTCCGACTAAGTATAAAGTTATGACACCAAAGGTTGCAGCTGATATGACGAGTATGATGTTGGATACTTATGGTGGCTATGGTACAGCTTATGGTGCTGGACCAGATGCTGGTTTAATTGCCGGTAAGACTGGTAGTACCGAAGTGAGTGAGGGAAATATGCAAACTCGTGACAAATGGATGGTTGGTTACACACCAGATTTTACGATTGTCACGTGGGTTGGTTTAGATAATGTCAATGACGGTAATCTCGATGAATTAATGCCGACAGGTATGGGGAAATTATTTAATATTCAGACAACTAATTTGATGTATAATTCCCCACAAACAAGTTTCTCAGTTGGCATGGCATCACAAATGACCGAAGATACGAATCAGTCGATTGCGAATAATCTTGACTTCTCAAATTTATTTTCAGATTTTGATTTTTCATCATTTTTTGATAATGCTGGTAATTGGTTGGGTGAGAAAGCTGGTAATTTGAGTGACGGTGCTGGTCAGTTACTGCATGATGTTCGAGAGTGGGCAAGTACTTTACAATGGCCATTTTAA